The following DNA comes from Trueperaceae bacterium.
CACCGGGGAGGCCTACCTCGTGCACGTGGAGGTGCCGGGGGTGCCGCAGTCCGACCTCGAGGTCGCGGTGCAGGGAGACGAGCTGCTCATCGCCGGCATCCGCGACAGCACGCCCGTCGACACGGTGCCGGTCTTCACCGAGAGGCCGATCGGCCCGTTCCAGCGCACGATCCGCCTGCCCTCCCCCGTCGACCCGGAGCACGCGACCGCCCACCTGCAGAGCGGCGTGCTGACGATCAACCTCCCCAAGCAGCGCTAGAGCGGCCGAGTCCGCTTCGGGGCCCCGAGGGCCGCGGCGGCGCTGGACGGACCTACCTGTCCCGCGCCCGCGGCGGCCTGCGGGGCGGCCCGCCTTGGCCCGGGCCGGCGCGGCGCCGGCGCTCGGCGACCGGGGCGCCGGCGAGCGCCACGCGGCTCGTGCCCTACTCGATCTCCACCTCGAGCTCCCCCGCCACGTTCCCGATCACGACGACGTCGTCGCTGTCGAGGTAGTAGAGCAGCCGCGCGCCCTCGAGCACGTCGGAGCCGCGCACGCTCCGCGCCGGCGACCCCGTGAGGACGGCGGTGCCGGCCTCCTCGTCGAGGGTCAGCGTGTCGCCGGTGGTCGTGCGCTCCTGGCTGGTGACGCGCACGTCGCCCTGGAGGGTGGCCCGCTGCTCGTCGACAGCGAACGTCATCGACGACGAGCTGGCCGTCAGCGGCGCCTCGCCCTCGTCGGCCGGCGCGCGCGTGAGGCTGATGGGCCCGTCCATCGTGCCCACGTTCTCCTCCCTGTCGAGGAAGAAGCGCGTGCCGACGACGGTCGTCCTCCCCTGCACCAGGGTCACGGCCGGCTCGTCCGATGGCGTCGACTCCTCGATGCACCCGGGCCGGTTGAAGGTCACGGTCGCGCCCGTCAGCTCCAGGGTCTCCTGCCCGCCGCCCTCCTTGGCCTCGGCCGGCGTGCGCACCAGCGCCAGGTGCGACGTGATGACGGCGTCCTCCACGCGCGTCTCGACGTGACCGGGAGGCGGTCCGTAGACGATCGTCAAGCGCATTCCATCCTCGCAGTTCGGGTTGTTGCCGATGCTGCGGGCGCCCTCGGACGCCAGCGCGCGGTTGCTGATGACCAGCTCGGTGTCGTCGCGCCTGACCGTGAACGTGGTGACGGCCTGGGCGGCCGCCCAGGCGAGCGTCGCGGCCGCCACCACGAGGGCGGCGCGGCCACCGGCGGCTCTGCCACGTACCGCGTGCCCGGCGGCCGCGCTCACGCGTACGGCGCTCGGCGCCGGCAGCCCCCTCCCCGCCGGCCCGCGCCTCACTCCTGGGTCTCGCCCCTCAGCGCGAAGGCGGCCGGGTCGAAGGCGCTGCGCACCGAGGCGTCGATCGCCTCGAAGAAGTCGAACTCGATGTCCTGCCTGATGCGGTCGGTCACGAGGCTCGCGCCGGTCTCCGAGTCGACGGCCTCGGCCGGCTGCTCGGAGGTGCCGATGATCTCGGCGATGCCCTCCTCGTCGTCGAAGAACACGACGTCCCCGCGCGAGGTGATCGAGCCGTCCACGACCGTGACGGCGCCGCGCGCGTAGAGGCGGTTCTCCTCGGTGAGGACGCGGATCTCGTCGGCGGTGATGGTCATGAGCTCGCCCGCCTCGTCGGTGCGCGTGATCTGCACCTGACCGCCCTCGCTCGTCAGCACGCCCAGGTTCGCCTCCTCCTCGAAGATGAGGTTCTCGGCGGTCGCCGACTGGTTGCCGTTCTCGAGCTTCACGTCGCCGGTGGAGGTGGAGCGGTCGGTGTCGACGTCGAACGAGACCTGCGCCGCCGTGATGTGCACGGGCTCCTCGCCCTCCGCCTCCGCCTCGATGACGACCTCCACCCCGCCCTCCATCACGCCCAGGCCGGTCGCCTCGCTGTAGACGAGCTGCGGGCCCGTGGCCGTGAGCCGGCCGCGGTTGACCTCCACGCCGTTCCTGAAGGCGGCGGTCCGCTCGCCGCCGCGGGCTATCGAGGTGCCCTCCGGCGCGGTGAGCTCGGCGTAGCTGCCGAGGATCGTCAGCGTGGAGACTGTCGCGCGGATGCCGCGCGGGTCGGGGTGCTCGTAGACGATCGGCCCCGAGCGCAGGTTCCCGCGCTGGGTGCCCCCGCTGCCGTCGATCGTGATGATGCGCTCGCTGGCCGCGTCCTCGCCCTGCTCCCCGCCCTCCTCCGGCGGCGCCGCGGGCTCGTCCGCCGGGGACTCGGCGGGGGGCGACGCGGGCTCCTCCGCCGGCGACCCCGCCGGCGGAGCTGGGGACGCGTCCTGCGCCAGCGTGAACGCGGCCGCGCCCAGGGCGAGCGCGCCCACCAGCGTCAGCCGCACGAGGGCGCCGCGTCGTGTTTCACGTGAAACGGGCTCGAGCCTAGTGCGCCCGGCTCGTTCGCCTCGCTCCTCGGCGACGGGAGTGTCGTCCGTCATGTCGTCTCGCTCTCCGGGCCTCAGGGCTCGTCGTCCGACGAGCGGACGATGAACTCGCTGTACCCGACCGTCCCGGGGCCGCCGGCCTCGAAGTCCGTGAAGTCGAAGCTGATGCGCATGTCCTCGAACACGCTCTCCCCGAGGTCCGGCCCCGACATCGCGGCCCGCGGCACCTCGAAGCGTCCGCGCGCCTGGTCGATCAGCACGAGCCTGCTGCCCTTGGCCTCCATGTGGAGGTCGATCTCGTCCTCCACCAGGTGTGCGTGCATGGCCTCGCCCCTGATGTTGTCGTCGTCGTCTATCGTCACCCGCTCGGAGGCGAGGGTGAAGTCGGTCTCGCCCCCCACCGTCCTGCGTCCGTCCTCGATCGCGAACAGCGTCGCCTCCTGGTCGTCGGGCACGTACTCGACGCGGGGCGCCGAGAAGTACCAGACGGCCTCAGGGTCGGCGCGGGGGTAGAGCGTGACCTGGGTGTCGCGCAGCGTGATGACGGCCTCGGGCGCCTCGACCTGGGCGTCGTCCAGCAGGGCGAGCGCCAGGAGCCCGGCCACCACGACGACCATCGCGATCAGCGCCATGCGGAGCACGGCCCGAGACTAACAACGGTGCCGATGAACGGGCGTGAGGTAGGCGCCCGCCGACGGTAACGCAGCCTTCAGGAGGGCGCCTCGGGGAGCGTCGGCTCCGGGGCGTCTGCCCGAGCGGCGGTGCCTGGGCCGCGGTGGTCGCCTCCGCCGTCGGCCGCGGGACCCGCGCCCGAGGCGGAGCCTCAGTCGAACTTGACCGAGACGACCTTGTAAGACAGGGCGCCGCCGTTCACGACGACCTTGTCGCCGGCGCGCTTGCCGAGGAGCTGGCGGCCCAGCTCGGAGTCGTCGGAGATGCGGTTCTCGAAGATGTCGGCCTCGTGCGTGCCGACGAGGTGGAAGACGTGGCGCTCGCCGCGCTCGTCCTCGAGCTCGAGGCTGGCGCCGAGGGCGGCCACGGCGTCGCTCTCGTCCCGCTCGACGATCACGGCGCGGTGGATGATCTCCTCTAGGTCGGCGATGCGCGCCTCGTTCGCGCTCTGCAGCAGGCGCGCCTCGTCGTAGGCCGCGCTCTCGCGCAGGTCACCGTCGGCGAGCGCCGCGCCCATGTAGTCGGCGAGCTCCTGGCGCTTCTCCTCCTTGAGGTAGCGCAGCTCTTCCTTGATCTTCTCGAGACCCTTGGCGGTCAGATAGATCGGTTCCTTGGACACGTGACTCCCCTGCGGCGGCCAGCTGCCGGCCGCTCGAACTAGACCTCGGATGATACACGGCGCGCCCGTACCGCCTCCGTGTCGGCTTCTACGGACGGCGGTGCGGCGGGTCCGACACGCGGCCGGGTCCCCTCGAGCGCGTCGGCCACCCCGCCGTAAGCCCACGCTCACTCTTCGCTCATGGGGCCCGGCCTACACTCCGATGAGAACCGGGAGAACCGATGCTCTTCAACAGCTACGTCTTCTGGGCGTTCTTCGCCGTCGTGCTGGCGCTGCACGCCGTGCTGCGCGGCCGAAGTCGGAAGGCGCTCCTGCTCGTAGCCAGCTACGTCTTCTACGGCTACTGGGACTGGCGCTTCCTCGGGCTGATCGCGCTCTCGACGGCCTCGGACTTCGTGGCGGCGCAGCTCATCGAGCGCTCGCCCGACCGCGCGCGCAAGAGGGCGTGGCTCGCCGCCGCCCTGACGCTGAACCTCGGCATCCTCGGGTTCTTCAAGTACTTCGACTTCTTCGTGGAGAGCCTGTCGTCCGTGCTCGTGGCCGCCGGGCTGCCCGGCCTGAAGCCCGTGCTGAACGTCGTCCTCCCGGTGGGCATCTCGTTCTACACGTTCCAGACGATGTCCTACACGATCGACGTCTACCGGGGCCACCTGAAGCCGTCGCGGAACCTGCTCGACTTCGCGCTCTTCGTGAGCTTCTTCCCGCAGCTCGTGGCCGGGCCCATCGAGCGGGCTACGTCGCTGCTGCCGCAGATCGTCTCGCCGCGCCAGCGCACCGCCGCCGACCTGCCCGAAGGCGCCTACCTCGTCCTCTCCGGCCTCTTCAGGAAGGTGGTCATCGCCGACAACCTGGCGGCCATCGCCAACGGCATCTTCTCCGCCGACCCGTCGACGCTCACCGGCCCCGAGGTCGTGGTGGGCGTCTACGCCTTCGCGTTCCAGATCTACGGCGACTTCTCCGGCTACTCGGCGATCGCCAGGGGCGTGGCGCGGTGGCTCGGCTACGACCTGATGGTCAACTTCCGCATGCCCTACCTGTCCGTGTCGCCCAGCGACTTCTGGCGCCGCTGGCACATCTCCCTCTCGTCGTGGCTGCGCGACTACCTCTACATCCCGCTGGGCGGCAACCGGCACGGCACCTGGAACACCTACCGCAACCTCATGCTGACGATGCTGCTCGGCGGCCTGTGGCACGGCGCGGCGTGGACGTTCGTCGCGTGGGGCGCGTTCCACGGGCTCATCCTCGTCGCCTATCGCCTCGTCGCCGGCAAGGACCGAGAGACGCCGCGGCCCCTGCTGGCGCGACTGCCCGCGATGGTGCTGATGTTCCAGCTCGTCGCCGTGAGCTGGCTCCTGTTCCGCGCCGAGTCGATCGGGCAGGCGTTCACGATGGGCGTGAAGGCCCTCTCCGACTTCACGCTCACACCCCTGGCGATCGGCGGCTTCGCGACGGTGGCGTTCTTCGCGCTGCCGCTCATGCTCTTCGAGCTGTGGCTCGAGGACAAGGAGGACCTGATGGCGCTTCTCCGCAGGCCGTGGCTGGCGCGCGCGACCGTCGCCGCCTTCTGCGTGCTGATGCTGGTGTTCTTCCCGGCGCCGGTCCGTTATGAGTTCATCTACTTCCAGTTCTGAGCTCGTCGACGGCGGGTCCGTCGCGAGCG
Coding sequences within:
- a CDS encoding Hsp20/alpha crystallin family protein, whose product is MKIQKYGTAGDIEELIAVRDSIQRLADAHGPSSPLVVRADLHDTGEAYLVHVEVPGVPQSDLEVAVQGDELLIAGIRDSTPVDTVPVFTERPIGPFQRTIRLPSPVDPEHATAHLQSGVLTINLPKQR
- a CDS encoding LptA/OstA family protein, which encodes MSAAAGHAVRGRAAGGRAALVVAAATLAWAAAQAVTTFTVRRDDTELVISNRALASEGARSIGNNPNCEDGMRLTIVYGPPPGHVETRVEDAVITSHLALVRTPAEAKEGGGQETLELTGATVTFNRPGCIEESTPSDEPAVTLVQGRTTVVGTRFFLDREENVGTMDGPISLTRAPADEGEAPLTASSSSMTFAVDEQRATLQGDVRVTSQERTTTGDTLTLDEEAGTAVLTGSPARSVRGSDVLEGARLLYYLDSDDVVVIGNVAGELEVEIE
- a CDS encoding LptA/OstA family protein, with the protein product MRLTLVGALALGAAAFTLAQDASPAPPAGSPAEEPASPPAESPADEPAAPPEEGGEQGEDAASERIITIDGSGGTQRGNLRSGPIVYEHPDPRGIRATVSTLTILGSYAELTAPEGTSIARGGERTAAFRNGVEVNRGRLTATGPQLVYSEATGLGVMEGGVEVVIEAEAEGEEPVHITAAQVSFDVDTDRSTSTGDVKLENGNQSATAENLIFEEEANLGVLTSEGGQVQITRTDEAGELMTITADEIRVLTEENRLYARGAVTVVDGSITSRGDVVFFDDEEGIAEIIGTSEQPAEAVDSETGASLVTDRIRQDIEFDFFEAIDASVRSAFDPAAFALRGETQE
- a CDS encoding GreA/GreB family elongation factor yields the protein MSKEPIYLTAKGLEKIKEELRYLKEEKRQELADYMGAALADGDLRESAAYDEARLLQSANEARIADLEEIIHRAVIVERDESDAVAALGASLELEDERGERHVFHLVGTHEADIFENRISDDSELGRQLLGKRAGDKVVVNGGALSYKVVSVKFD
- a CDS encoding MBOAT family O-acyltransferase, with product MLFNSYVFWAFFAVVLALHAVLRGRSRKALLLVASYVFYGYWDWRFLGLIALSTASDFVAAQLIERSPDRARKRAWLAAALTLNLGILGFFKYFDFFVESLSSVLVAAGLPGLKPVLNVVLPVGISFYTFQTMSYTIDVYRGHLKPSRNLLDFALFVSFFPQLVAGPIERATSLLPQIVSPRQRTAADLPEGAYLVLSGLFRKVVIADNLAAIANGIFSADPSTLTGPEVVVGVYAFAFQIYGDFSGYSAIARGVARWLGYDLMVNFRMPYLSVSPSDFWRRWHISLSSWLRDYLYIPLGGNRHGTWNTYRNLMLTMLLGGLWHGAAWTFVAWGAFHGLILVAYRLVAGKDRETPRPLLARLPAMVLMFQLVAVSWLLFRAESIGQAFTMGVKALSDFTLTPLAIGGFATVAFFALPLMLFELWLEDKEDLMALLRRPWLARATVAAFCVLMLVFFPAPVRYEFIYFQF